The following DNA comes from Candidatus Nitrosotalea okcheonensis.
ATTAAATACCTACGACGTGATCAAGGATACAATTTAATATTAAGAAAGCGGCCTTTGAGCAGTTGGAAAAACAAGCTGCTGTCCAGCGTTCTCACAAGGTGCTTATAATTATAGGATCTCTAGCCATGCTAGTCTCATTTCTCGCGTACTGGAACAACCATTCACTCATAATTACACCTGCTGCTATGCCAGCACTTCAAAGGCTTGCAGTAGTAACATACGTGATCATGTTCCTGTCTTTTGGTTCAATTGGATGGGGCTTGTATAGATTCTACAGAACAAAGATAAGAAATGCCGATGATTCTACTTCTTCCATAATTTCAACTGTGATAAACAGCAGGAGATCAAAACAAATCTTTCTAGCAAGTGCGATAGGATATGGATTGTTTTTTGCAGTGGGCTCCGGCATAATACTCTACAAACCAGAACTGAACTTCACTGATTTTGGCCTTGCAGTTCCAATGGCAGAACTATCTCCATGCTGTGGTTTGCCCGGACAGATGCCCATGATTCTTTCCACATTTACAGAGCACCTAGGCTTTCAACTGATACCGCTCAACTTGGTGTTGTGGATAGTGGTATCTTTCTTGGTTGGTCTGAACTTTACCATGATGGCAAAGGCATTTTCAATTGCAAAAAAGAGCAAGGGGCTTGGAATATTTGGGGCAGCAACAGGCTGTTTCGTGGGCTGCCCTACATGCGCTGGGACAATATTCTTTTTGCTTACTAACCTGGGAGTTACTGCTACCACCACTGCAACCACAATATTTCTTACATCATACGGGCTGCAACTTCAAAGCCTCTTCATGGCCATATCGATTCCAGCACTAGTAGCAACTCCATACATAATGGCAAAGGCAATCAGAAAATCTTCCCAAGAATCATGTTCGATAAAATAGGTTTGAGCTATTCGCCCTCTTTGAATTGGTGAATTGACAGTATGAATGAAGGTGTATTTCCATATGCCACTACAATTTCATCGTGTTCTCCAATCTTAGTTTCATTCAAGCCTGTATTGACAATCTGCCCATTGACAAATATTTTTGGCAAAGCTCCAGAAACTGGAAAGTTCTCCGAAGCCCTCCAAATATCAAAGAACTGACCTAGAGTAAAATCTCTAGATTTTGGCGATTCCATGCGTATCACTCCGCTGGTATCATGCGTATGCAGCCAATATAGACACGTATTGCCTACAAATCCGATTTGTGCAGGAAACCGTTAGTGGATTTCCGTTGACATAAAAATCAAGATGCGCATGACTGTGGAGAACTACAAATTCCTTTGTGTTACATTCTATTCCGTCTATTGATGACGCAGTGCTGACTTGCTTTGAACCAAGATCATGGCTGACATATGCTAACGCAGCAACTATGCCTGCAATAATTCCTATTGTAATCAGTTTGTTTCAATGTTTGTTAGGAGTCTGTCCGATTTCGTCTCTTCGTTTTTCCTGTTCTTTTTCCTTAACCATTTTCCTAGCAACAAAAAATCCAGCTAATTGATGATATATTAGTCTGGCAGTTTACAATTGTAAAATTTTTCTTTTGGACAAAAGCATTTAAACTGCAAATTATGTAAAACAATTACAGGTTACACTAGGTGAAAAAATATTTCAGAAGGAACAAAAAAAGTCACAATTGAGATTACAAAGGGGACAGTTCTTCTCTTTGCCGTTTTTCTTGTCACAGGATATTTCATAGGAGTGGTGTTCCCGGTTAACAACATAGGAGTTACAAAAGGATCCAACATTCCTCTCGAACCGCAACAGCCGTTGCATCAGCAAGCGCAGCAACAACTTGCAAAATTGCAGATACCGTCATTTGCACAGTACAGAGGATCTAATTCGGCTCAACTAAACATAGTGGAGTTTGGAGACTATCAATGTCCATTCTGTGAAAAGTTCTTCCAGCAAAACGAGCCACAGATTCTACAGGATTACATAAATAATGGAAAAGCAAAATTCTACTTCCTCGACTTCCAGTTTCTTGGTCCAGATTCTCTCACGCTTGGAGAGGGAGCATGGTGCGCAAACGAGCAGGGAAAGTACTATGATTATCATGATTACATTTACTCGCATCAGGGACAGGAGAACTCTGGTTGGGCTACACCGGACAAGGTCAAGGCACTGGCTGTAGACATTTCCGGTCTTGATGCTACAAAGTTCAATTCCTGCCTTGACAGCAAAAAATACGAGTCGCGAGTACAGCAGCTCACACAGTATGGCCAGAGCCTAGGGGTGAGCGGAACGCCTACAATTTTCATAGGAAACGATCAAAAGGGCTACCTCTCTGCGGTAGGAGCACAGCCCTACGACGTCTTCAAGCAGATAATAGACAAGCAGAGGGGTTGAACATGGATGCTATCGTGATGAAAAATGCGCTTCAAAGCGTTTTCCGAAATCCAAGATATGTGGTAATATCGATCCTGATTTCTGTCTTCACGTTTTTTATTTTCATTTTTGTCAACAACTTTTCTACGTTTGTTACAGCGATTAGTCTTGGCGCCTCTCCAACATTACTCCTCGCTGTAACGACAAACGGTGCTGTAAACATATTTGACGCATCAGGTGCAGCCATGTTTACATCGATAATTGTTATTTCCATACTTTCAGGCATCACGATCTCCATGATAATATATCAGCTGCGGGTCACTGGGTCATTGGGAGGAAAGAAAAACCTTGCAAGTTTTGGAGGAATTTTTGGTGGCGCATTTTCTTCTGCGTGCTCGGCCTGTTCTACTACACTTGCATCAATATTGGGTGCCGCAGGAGGACTCGCAATATTTCCACTGAAGGGACTGGAGTTTAGCTTACCTAGCATAGGCATACTTGTTGCATCCATGTATTTCATTTCCAAAGGATTGATGAAATCAGGAAAGTGCAAGATATGAAATTGGAGATACCTACAAAATACTTTGCAATAGGAGGAGCAATAGGGGCGCTTGCGATAATTTCATTTGTATTGATTAGTTACCACGAGACTTCAACTTCGGAGTCAATGCCTCTTCAACACACAGACAACAAACTGCTTGATATTTACAATTCAATTCCGACTCAGACAGGAAAGGGCATCTTCATGGTCCAGAGTAAGAATCTGACAAAACCGGTGGATCCTGAGCTTGTTGATCTGGACAGCCAGATAATTTCATGCAGCCCTAACGTTGATGGTCTGCTGACTTCATCACCAAACATAGGTGGTAGTTGTACAGGACCAAACGTCAATCTTGCCAGTGTAAAAGGAAAATATCTTAGCGGCCAATGTTGTGGCATTCTTCAAAACACAACAGAATATCACAAACATCTTGAAAAACTACAACAATATTCAAACATACCAGATATTCCTCTAAACCCATACAAAACCTCAGTAGATGTGGCAAAGAAGTGGATAGACTATGACAGCAAGACTACTCTTAACACCTCAGAACAAGCAGTATATGACAAGGCGATGAAAATCTCAACAGAGGGGCCGTGCTGCTGTCACTGCTGGCATTATTATGTAAACGAGGGAATTGCAAAAAAAATGATCCGCGATTACGAGTACAACGCACATCAAGTTGCAGATTTTTGGGACGTGTCTGACATCTGTGGGATATGAAAATGAATGTGGAATAACCTTACTTCAGAATTTTAGCGAGATAATGAAACTCTTCTCAATGCATTAGTCCCATGATATGATGCCAAATTAGATCATATTCGTATTAATTTTCATCAATGTCAATCATGTTAGTATCTTTTCCATATCAAAAAGTGCAAATCAAAATCCATAATGTGGGTATACTTCAAAGGATAGTCTCCTTCTTGTTTCTTGTATACGTCCTAGAATAGATCTGCCACAAAAGAAATGCTATGAAATACCTGTCTTGTGATACTGTCCTTGATTTGTGTAATTTTATTCGCCTATAATCATAGGAAAAATGGTATTTCAAAAAATCATAATGTCCGATTTTTTGTCTTTTTAAGATCTCATGAACATTATTCGTAATCATAATGTCCGATTAGGACATACTAATTATACTAGTAAATTGGAGTGTTATTAGTTGGACAAAATCGAATACGAGGGCACCGTTTGGGCAATAAACCACGGTTTGCCGCAACCATTGCTTGATCATTGCATAAAGAAACTGGTTGATTATGGAGTCAAAAAAGAAGACATTCAGATCACTGACGCTCCATCAGATGTAAAGGTTGGAACAATCGTAGTGGATGTGTATCCATATCACATTGAAGTAGGACGAGTGAGAACCACCCGAAATGATTCATACATAAGCGGCAGCATAATGATAATAGAGCTAAAGGCAGATCCGGAAGGAAAATACATTGACTAGAGTTTGTACAAATTACGCTATTAACTTGTCAGACCGAGACAGAAGATCCAAAAGCCAAAAGAGCAATAGATTTTGATTTTCAAATAGATTTATCTCATATCAAATTCTGGTTTTGGTGTGAGACGAAAAAAGGCTCCAGGTAAAAGCCATGTCATGCCAATAGCAATTGGCACAGGTATAACAATAATAGTAATTGTAATACTTGTCAACTATTATCTTGACCAGATGAGTATTGCAGGTCAACGATTTGGAGACCAACTGGCACAGATCCAGTCAGATCTTAAAAACGAGACCCAGAGTTTTGATGCAAACTTTACGCAGTACAAACATGGACAGATTTCAAAAGATCAGATGTTAAAGATAACTGATGCTCATATACTTGCAGTCAAGAATATACTTCCACGATACGATGGGTTGAATGCCCCAGAGTTATTCAAACCATCATTACAGTTATTCAGACTGTCTACTGAGACCCAGATTGAAAGTGATGAAGCACTAAGAGAGTGGGTTACAACAGGAAACAATGCAACCATTGCAAAATCCGACCAGTTGTTACAGCAATCATTCCAGTATGAAATGAATGCACTCCAGTCATATGAAAGTGCAAAAACTGGCAGCTCACAGTAGACCTTTTTTATTAGCAAAATCCAATATGTTTCCCAAGTTGCTAAGGATCTCTTTTTTCTCAAGCAGAACATTTGATGGAAAAATTATCCCAAGTGTGATGCTTAGCATATCATGATCCGTATGAGATATCAAAATTTTATGGTGTGCAATGCCTTTTTCAGTCAATAGATTTCTCCAAGCAAGAATTCGGTCATGTACATGGCGTATCTGTTGCTCAACATAATCAAGATTCATTTCCACACCATCTTCAAATATTCCAAACTTGACAAATGGCACCATCAAATAACCACCCTTTATGGGATCATGATTTTTTAGCATTTCCTGAATCATTTTATCAGCCTTGTCTTCTGGCTGGATATCACCATACTCTGGCGCAAAATAGCCTACCAGTGTCTTATTGGCATCATAGATCTTAAAATAAGCATCTTCTTGATCAATAGTCCACATTGTATTATACTGCTATCTTTTCTGCCACCTGATTTATTTTAAACGTAGCAAGACACTTGCCGCAGAAATACTCTTTTCCTGTGTTAAAGATAGTTGGATTTTTGCACTTTGGGCATTCCTTGTTTACACGGTTAACTTCAATTGGCACGATAAGGCTTGGGATCAATTCTTCAAAAATACATGTGGTCAAATTTAATTTGCAAGTTCTCTAATTACATCAGATCTTACACCGGGAATTGTGAAAATCAAACATTATAAACAATGCAAGGAAAAATCTATTCGTGATTCCCTCGACAACACGAAAATTCATTGACAGCCTAATTGATTACTACATAAGCGAGGCTGCATCGTACAAGCAACTGGCAAAGGCATACTCTGACGAGGTTGAAGATATAAATGCAAACGCGTTTGGAATCATAGTTGGCTGCATCTATTCAGCTTTTCTTCAAGCATATCAGAACCAAAAATTAAAGCCGTTGTTAGAAGACACCCAAGAATTTACACAGATGATCAAAATCAGAGCAGCCCAGATAAAACGCGGCATACTCGATGCCAAGGTCTGACACATTTCATGAAAAAAACAATTCCAACCATTGCCTTGATTGTTTTATTTTCATGGTCTGTTTTTGTACCAACAGTAGTTCCTGCTTTTGCAACAGGCCAATTTTTGCAAATGCCAATAAGAGTTCATCATGGTCCAATAATTTGTGCCATAGAACCACATGCAGATCCAAATTTTCCAACTGTTGGAAAACAATTACTGGATGAAACAGAAT
Coding sequences within:
- a CDS encoding DsbA family protein, with translation MVFPVNNIGVTKGSNIPLEPQQPLHQQAQQQLAKLQIPSFAQYRGSNSAQLNIVEFGDYQCPFCEKFFQQNEPQILQDYINNGKAKFYFLDFQFLGPDSLTLGEGAWCANEQGKYYDYHDYIYSHQGQENSGWATPDKVKALAVDISGLDATKFNSCLDSKKYESRVQQLTQYGQSLGVSGTPTIFIGNDQKGYLSAVGAQPYDVFKQIIDKQRG